A region from the Pseudomonas sp. P8_229 genome encodes:
- a CDS encoding methyl-accepting chemotaxis protein, translating to MTKAKTGKSAEGSRSRSQIIVLFIALIVFIMLLFANFAYLNTQANYDKQYIGHAGELRVLSQRIAKNATEAAAGKAAAFKLLSDARNDFAQRWSYLKKGDPATGLPPAPATVRPEMRAVQLDWERLLKNTDAILSSEQTVLSLHQVAATLAETVPQLQIEYEKVVEILLQRGAPAAQVAMAQRQSLLAERILGAVNTVLAGDENSQQAADAFGRDATRFGQVLNGMLQGNPTLKISQVEDRDARARLSEISELFQFVSGSVDEILETSPELFKVRESASNIFSLSQTLLDEASHLATGFENLAGGRSTDTIGGYVLGLLALASIILIGMVMVRETNRQLRETAEKNERNQNAIMRLLDEIEDLADGDLTVTASVTEDFTGTIADSINYSVDQLRDLVATINLTAGQVAAAVQETQATAMHLAQASEHQAQQISEASTAISDMAESIDQVSANAAESSAVAERSVEIANKGNEVVHNTIHGMDNIREQIQDTAKRIKRLGESSQEIGDIVSLIDDIADQTNILALNAAIQASMAGDAGRGFAVVADEVQRLAERSSAATRQIETLVRAIQTDTNEAVISMEQTTTEVVRGARLAQDAGVALEEIEGVSKTLAALIQSISNAAQQQTSSAGQISLTMNVIQQITTQTSSGSTATAESIGNLAKMASQLRRSVSGFTLPSASATDKA from the coding sequence ATGACAAAAGCAAAAACAGGCAAGTCAGCAGAAGGATCGCGCAGTCGCTCGCAGATCATCGTGCTGTTCATCGCACTGATCGTGTTCATCATGCTGCTGTTCGCCAACTTCGCGTACCTCAATACCCAGGCCAACTACGACAAACAGTACATCGGCCACGCCGGTGAGCTGCGCGTGCTGTCGCAACGCATCGCCAAGAACGCCACCGAAGCCGCCGCCGGCAAGGCTGCCGCGTTCAAGCTGTTGAGCGATGCGCGCAATGATTTTGCCCAGCGCTGGAGCTACCTGAAGAAGGGCGACCCGGCGACCGGCCTGCCACCCGCGCCGGCCACCGTGCGCCCGGAAATGCGCGCCGTGCAACTGGACTGGGAACGCCTGCTGAAAAACACCGACGCGATTCTCTCCAGCGAGCAGACCGTGCTGTCGCTGCATCAAGTCGCCGCGACTCTGGCTGAAACCGTGCCGCAGCTGCAGATCGAATACGAAAAAGTCGTCGAGATCCTCCTGCAACGCGGCGCCCCGGCCGCGCAAGTGGCGATGGCCCAGCGTCAGTCGCTGCTGGCTGAACGCATCCTCGGCGCGGTCAACACCGTGCTCGCCGGCGACGAGAACTCGCAGCAGGCGGCCGATGCCTTTGGCCGCGACGCCACCCGATTCGGCCAGGTGCTCAACGGCATGCTGCAAGGTAACCCGACCCTGAAAATCAGCCAGGTCGAAGACCGCGATGCCCGCGCACGCCTCAGCGAAATCTCCGAGCTGTTCCAGTTCGTCTCCGGCTCCGTGGATGAAATCCTCGAAACCTCGCCGGAGCTGTTCAAGGTCCGTGAGTCGGCGAGCAACATCTTCAGCCTGTCGCAGACCCTGCTCGACGAAGCCTCGCACCTGGCCACCGGTTTTGAAAACCTCGCCGGCGGGCGTAGCACCGACACCATCGGCGGCTACGTGCTGGGCTTGCTGGCGCTGGCCTCGATCATCCTGATCGGCATGGTCATGGTCCGTGAAACCAACCGCCAGTTGCGTGAAACCGCCGAGAAGAACGAGCGCAACCAGAACGCAATCATGCGCCTGCTCGACGAAATCGAAGACCTCGCCGACGGCGACCTGACCGTGACCGCCTCGGTGACCGAAGACTTCACCGGGACCATCGCCGACTCGATCAACTACTCGGTCGATCAACTGCGCGATCTGGTGGCGACCATCAACCTCACCGCCGGCCAGGTCGCCGCCGCCGTGCAGGAAACCCAGGCCACCGCCATGCACCTGGCCCAGGCCTCGGAGCATCAGGCGCAGCAGATTTCCGAAGCCTCGACCGCGATCAGCGACATGGCCGAGTCCATCGATCAGGTCTCAGCCAATGCCGCGGAGTCTTCGGCAGTGGCCGAGCGCTCCGTGGAAATCGCCAACAAAGGCAACGAGGTGGTGCACAACACCATCCACGGCATGGACAACATTCGCGAACAGATTCAGGACACCGCCAAGCGCATCAAGCGCCTCGGCGAATCCTCGCAGGAGATTGGCGACATCGTCAGCCTGATCGACGACATTGCCGACCAGACCAACATCCTCGCCCTTAACGCGGCGATTCAGGCGTCGATGGCCGGGGATGCCGGGCGTGGTTTCGCGGTGGTTGCCGATGAGGTACAGCGTCTGGCCGAGCGCTCGTCCGCCGCCACTCGGCAGATCGAAACCCTGGTGCGGGCGATCCAGACCGACACCAACGAAGCGGTGATTTCCATGGAGCAGACCACCACCGAGGTGGTGCGCGGCGCGCGGCTGGCGCAGGATGCCGGTGTAGCCCTGGAAGAAATCGAAGGCGTATCGAAGACTCTCGCGGCGCTGATCCAGAGCATTTCCAACGCGGCGCAGCAGCAGACCTCGTCGGCCGGGCAGATTTCCCTGACGATGAACGTGATCCAGCAGATCACCACGCAGACTTCGTCCGGTTCCACCGCCACTGCCGAGAGCATTGGCAACCTGGCGAAGATGGCCAGTCAGCTGCGCCGTTCGGTATCCGGTTTCACCTTGCCGTCGGCGTCCGCGACGGACAAGGCGTGA
- a CDS encoding chemotaxis protein CheW codes for MSQSLTAFELLWQIDQRCRLLAADLPSQPGRQDRWSGIGFRLGEHWYVAPMGEVSEVLHEPRFTQLPGVKPWVKGVANLRGRLLPIMDLCGFFGHELSPLRKQRRVLVVEHQDVFAGLLVDEVFGLQHFEQDSFEPISISKRQGSKAEFVKGYFRREQNWRVFSLFALAKSPVFMSVAI; via the coding sequence ATGAGCCAATCGCTGACCGCGTTCGAACTGCTGTGGCAGATCGACCAGCGCTGTCGCCTGCTGGCGGCGGACCTGCCCTCGCAGCCCGGTCGCCAGGATCGCTGGAGCGGCATCGGTTTTCGCCTCGGCGAGCACTGGTACGTGGCACCGATGGGCGAAGTCAGCGAAGTGCTGCACGAGCCACGCTTCACTCAGTTGCCCGGGGTCAAGCCGTGGGTCAAAGGGGTGGCTAACCTGCGTGGGCGCTTGCTGCCGATCATGGACCTCTGCGGTTTCTTCGGCCACGAACTGTCGCCACTGCGCAAACAGCGGCGGGTGTTGGTGGTGGAGCATCAGGACGTGTTCGCCGGGCTGCTGGTCGATGAGGTGTTCGGCTTGCAGCACTTCGAGCAGGACAGCTTCGAGCCGATCTCGATCAGCAAGCGCCAGGGCTCCAAGGCCGAGTTCGTCAAAGGCTATTTCCGGCGCGAGCAGAACTGGCGGGTGTTCAGCCTGTTTGCGTTGGCCAAATCGCCGGTGTTCATGAGCGTCGCAATTTAG
- the pilH gene encoding twitching motility response regulator PilH — MARILIVDDSPTEMYKLTGMLEKHGHEVLKAENGADGVALARQEKPDAVLMDIVMPGLNGFQATRQLTKDAETSHIPVIIITTKDQETDKVWGTRQGAKDYLTKPVEEDMLIKTLNNVLAG; from the coding sequence ATGGCACGTATCCTGATCGTCGATGATTCGCCGACTGAAATGTACAAACTCACCGGCATGCTGGAAAAGCACGGCCATGAAGTGCTCAAGGCCGAAAACGGTGCCGACGGCGTAGCGCTGGCCCGTCAGGAAAAACCCGACGCGGTGCTGATGGACATCGTCATGCCCGGCCTCAACGGTTTTCAGGCGACCCGCCAGTTGACCAAGGATGCCGAGACCAGCCATATCCCGGTGATCATCATCACCACCAAGGATCAGGAAACCGACAAGGTCTGGGGCACCCGTCAGGGCGCGAAGGATTACCTGACCAAACCGGTCGAAGAAGACATGCTGATCAAGACCCTGAACAACGTGCTGGCCGGTTGA
- the pilG gene encoding twitching motility response regulator PilG, with translation MEQQSSALKVMVIDDSKTIRRTAETLLKNVGCEVITAIDGFDALAKIADNHPGIIFVDIMMPRLDGYQTCALIKNNSAFKATPVIMLSSRDGLFDKAKGRIVGSDQFLTKPFSKEELLNAIQAHVPGFAAVLPQ, from the coding sequence ATGGAACAGCAGTCCAGCGCCTTGAAGGTCATGGTGATCGATGACTCGAAAACGATTCGTCGCACCGCCGAAACGCTGTTGAAGAATGTGGGCTGCGAGGTCATCACGGCCATCGACGGTTTCGATGCGTTGGCCAAGATCGCCGACAACCACCCCGGAATCATTTTTGTCGACATCATGATGCCGCGTCTGGATGGTTATCAGACCTGCGCTTTAATCAAGAACAACAGTGCGTTCAAGGCCACGCCGGTGATCATGCTGTCGTCGCGCGACGGGCTGTTCGACAAGGCCAAGGGGCGGATTGTCGGTTCTGATCAATTTTTGACCAAGCCTTTCAGCAAGGAAGAACTGCTCAACGCGATTCAGGCCCACGTTCCGGGCTTCGCCGCCGTTTTGCCGCAGTAA
- the gshB gene encoding glutathione synthase, giving the protein MSVRVGIVMDPIASISYKKDSSLAMLLAAQKRGWELFYMEQRDLYQGEGQARARMKPLKVFANPEKWFELDAEQDNLLSDLDVILMRKDPPFDMEFVYSTYLLEQAETAGVLVVNKPQSLRDCNEKLFATLFPQCTPPTVVSRRADVLREFAAKHGDVILKPLDGMGGTSIFRHRVGDPNLSVILETLTALGTQQIMGQAYLPAIKDGDKRILMIDGVPVDYCLARIPAQGETRGNLAAGGRGEARPLTDKDRWIAAQVGPTLREKGLLFVGLDVIGESLTEINVTSPTCIREIDNAFGTDIGDMLMDAIDKKLQAAGKKPQA; this is encoded by the coding sequence ATGAGCGTTCGCGTCGGGATTGTCATGGACCCTATCGCCAGCATTTCCTATAAAAAGGATAGCTCGCTGGCCATGCTGCTGGCCGCGCAGAAGCGTGGCTGGGAACTGTTCTACATGGAACAGCGCGACCTGTATCAGGGCGAAGGCCAGGCCCGGGCGCGCATGAAGCCGCTGAAAGTCTTCGCCAACCCGGAAAAATGGTTCGAACTGGACGCCGAGCAGGACAACCTGCTGAGCGATCTGGACGTGATCCTGATGCGCAAGGATCCGCCGTTCGACATGGAGTTCGTCTACTCCACCTACCTGCTGGAACAGGCCGAAACCGCCGGCGTGCTGGTGGTCAACAAACCGCAGAGCCTGCGCGACTGCAATGAAAAGCTGTTCGCCACGCTGTTCCCGCAGTGCACGCCACCGACCGTGGTCAGCCGTCGCGCCGATGTGCTGCGTGAATTCGCCGCCAAACACGGCGACGTGATCCTCAAGCCGCTGGACGGCATGGGCGGCACTTCGATTTTCCGTCACCGCGTGGGCGATCCGAACCTGTCGGTGATTCTGGAAACCCTGACCGCCCTCGGCACCCAGCAGATCATGGGCCAGGCTTACCTGCCGGCAATCAAGGACGGCGACAAGCGCATCCTGATGATCGACGGCGTGCCGGTGGATTACTGCCTGGCGCGGATTCCGGCGCAGGGCGAAACCCGTGGCAACCTCGCCGCCGGTGGTCGTGGTGAAGCCCGTCCGCTGACCGACAAGGATCGCTGGATCGCCGCACAAGTCGGCCCGACCCTGCGCGAGAAAGGCCTGCTGTTCGTCGGTCTGGACGTGATTGGCGAAAGCCTCACCGAAATCAACGTCACCAGCCCGACCTGCATCCGCGAAATCGATAATGCGTTCGGCACCGACATCGGCGACATGCTGATGGATGCGATCGACAAGAAGCTGCAAGCCGCCGGCAAAAAGCCACAAGCTTGA
- a CDS encoding energy transducer TonB produces MTLPSDLPAELAHRGVRAADRLGFTLFLAALIHLALLLGVGFTMVEPKQISKTLEITLATFKSETKPKKADFLAQENQEGSGTLDKKAIPKTTEVAPFQDNQVKKVIPPPAAKPQVREAAPKAAVTTVAPKQQKAPTKKEETKTETKPAVNAPTFDSSQLSSDIASLEAELANEQQLYAKRPRIHRLSAASTMRDKGAWYKDEWRKKVERIGNLNYPEEARRKQIYGNLRLMVSINRDGSLYEVLVLESSGQPLLDQAAQRIVRLAAPFAPFTGDLSDIDRLEIIRTWKFARGDKLSSN; encoded by the coding sequence ATGACCCTCCCGTCCGATCTGCCCGCAGAACTCGCCCATCGTGGCGTGCGCGCGGCCGATCGCCTCGGATTTACCCTGTTTCTCGCGGCGCTGATTCATTTGGCGCTGCTGCTGGGTGTCGGCTTCACCATGGTCGAGCCCAAGCAGATCAGCAAAACCCTGGAAATCACCCTCGCCACCTTCAAGAGCGAAACCAAGCCGAAAAAGGCTGATTTCCTCGCTCAGGAAAACCAGGAAGGCAGCGGCACGCTGGACAAGAAGGCGATTCCCAAGACCACCGAGGTCGCGCCATTTCAGGACAATCAGGTCAAGAAGGTCATCCCGCCACCGGCCGCCAAGCCGCAAGTGCGCGAAGCAGCGCCCAAGGCTGCCGTGACCACAGTGGCGCCGAAACAGCAAAAGGCGCCGACCAAAAAAGAAGAAACCAAGACCGAGACCAAGCCTGCGGTCAACGCACCGACGTTCGACAGCTCGCAGCTGTCCAGCGACATCGCCAGTCTCGAAGCGGAGCTGGCCAATGAACAACAGCTGTACGCCAAGCGCCCGCGCATTCACCGCTTGAGCGCCGCTTCGACCATGCGCGACAAGGGCGCCTGGTACAAGGATGAGTGGCGCAAGAAGGTCGAGCGCATAGGCAACCTCAATTACCCGGAAGAAGCCCGGCGCAAGCAGATCTACGGCAACCTGCGCCTGATGGTCTCGATCAACCGCGACGGCTCGTTGTATGAAGTACTGGTGCTCGAGTCCTCCGGCCAGCCGCTACTGGATCAGGCCGCGCAGCGCATCGTCCGGCTGGCGGCGCCGTTTGCACCGTTTACCGGCGATCTGTCGGATATCGACCGACTGGAAATCATCCGCACCTGGAAATTCGCCCGGGGCGACAAGCTCTCCAGCAACTGA
- a CDS encoding YqgE/AlgH family protein, giving the protein MKNVSPSYLKHHFLIAMPHMADPNFAHTLTYIVEHTANGAMGLVVNRPQELNLADILEQLRPDIDPPALCQHVPIFIGGPVQTDRGFVLHPAGKTFQATVELDGDLALSTSQDVLFAIADGVGPAKSVIALGYAGWEAGQLEAELADNAWLTCPYDADILFNTSSELRLEAAAKHLGINLSLLTSQAGHA; this is encoded by the coding sequence ATGAAAAACGTCAGCCCCAGCTACCTCAAGCATCACTTCCTGATCGCCATGCCGCACATGGCCGACCCGAACTTTGCCCACACCTTGACCTACATCGTCGAGCACACGGCCAATGGCGCCATGGGGCTGGTGGTCAATCGACCGCAAGAGCTGAATCTGGCTGATATTCTCGAGCAATTGCGCCCGGACATCGATCCGCCAGCGCTATGCCAGCATGTACCGATCTTCATCGGCGGCCCGGTGCAGACCGATCGCGGTTTCGTCCTGCACCCGGCGGGCAAGACCTTTCAGGCCACTGTCGAGCTGGACGGTGATCTGGCGCTGTCCACCTCGCAGGACGTGCTGTTCGCCATCGCTGACGGCGTCGGCCCGGCGAAAAGCGTGATCGCCCTCGGCTACGCCGGTTGGGAAGCCGGGCAACTGGAAGCGGAACTCGCCGACAACGCCTGGCTGACCTGCCCATACGATGCCGACATCCTGTTCAACACCAGCAGCGAGCTGCGTCTGGAAGCGGCGGCCAAGCATTTGGGGATCAACCTCAGCCTGCTGACCAGCCAGGCGGGGCACGCCTGA
- the ruvX gene encoding Holliday junction resolvase RuvX produces MALRLILGFDYGTKQIGVAVGQVITGQARELCTLKAQNGVPDWNQVEALFKEWKPDAVVVGLPLNMDGTPSEMCLRAEKFARRLNGRFNVPFYTHDERLTTFEAKGERLVRGGQKGSYRDNPVDAIAAALLLQGWLDENTALFES; encoded by the coding sequence ATGGCCCTGCGTCTGATTCTCGGCTTCGACTACGGCACCAAACAGATCGGCGTCGCGGTCGGCCAGGTGATTACCGGCCAGGCCCGCGAGCTGTGCACCCTGAAAGCGCAGAACGGTGTTCCCGACTGGAACCAGGTCGAAGCGCTGTTCAAGGAGTGGAAACCCGACGCCGTGGTGGTCGGCCTGCCACTGAACATGGACGGCACGCCCAGCGAAATGTGCCTGCGCGCGGAGAAATTCGCCCGGCGCCTCAATGGCCGCTTCAACGTGCCGTTCTATACCCACGACGAACGCCTGACCACCTTCGAAGCCAAAGGCGAGCGACTGGTGCGTGGCGGACAAAAAGGCAGTTACCGCGACAACCCGGTGGACGCCATCGCCGCCGCCCTGCTGTTGCAGGGCTGGCTCGATGAAAACACTGCTTTGTTTGAATCCTGA
- the pyrR gene encoding bifunctional pyr operon transcriptional regulator/uracil phosphoribosyltransferase PyrR — MSLPNPADLISQMATRLKAHLAQRDISEPRYIGIRTGGIWVAQALLKELGSDAPLGTLDVSFYRDDFSQNGLHPQVRPSALPFEIEGQHLVLIDDVLMSGRTIRAAMNELFDYGRPASVTLVCLLDLDAGELPIRPNVVGATLSLAAHERVKLSGPEPLTLELQDLNP; from the coding sequence ATGAGCCTGCCAAATCCCGCCGATCTGATCAGCCAGATGGCGACCCGCCTCAAGGCGCACCTTGCCCAACGTGATATCAGCGAACCGCGTTACATCGGCATCCGCACCGGTGGTATCTGGGTGGCGCAGGCCCTGCTCAAGGAGCTGGGCAGCGATGCGCCGCTGGGCACGCTGGATGTTTCCTTCTACCGCGATGACTTCAGCCAGAACGGCCTGCACCCGCAAGTGCGCCCGTCAGCCCTGCCCTTCGAGATCGAAGGCCAGCATCTGGTACTGATCGACGACGTACTGATGAGCGGCCGCACTATCCGCGCCGCCATGAACGAACTGTTCGACTACGGCCGCCCGGCCAGCGTGACCCTGGTCTGCCTGCTCGACCTGGACGCAGGCGAACTGCCGATTCGCCCGAACGTGGTCGGCGCGACCCTGTCGCTGGCCGCCCATGAGCGGGTCAAGCTGTCCGGCCCTGAGCCGCTGACGCTCGAACTGCAAGACCTGAACCCTTAA
- a CDS encoding aspartate carbamoyltransferase catalytic subunit, whose translation MTPLDTKRPLQLNDQGQLRHFLSLDGLRRELLTEILDTADSFLEVGARAVKKVPLLRGKTVCNVFFENSTRTRTTFELAAQRLSADVITLNVSTSSASKGETLLDTLRNLEAMAADMFVVRHGDSGAAHFIAEHVCPQVAIINGGDGRHAHPTQGMLDMLTIRRHKGSFENLSVAIVGDILHSRVARSNMLALKTLGCPDIRVIAPKTLLPIGIEQYGVKVYTDMNEGLKDVDVVIMLRLQRERMTGGLLPSEGEFYRLFGLTTARLAGAKPDCIVMHPGPINRGVEIESAVADGPHSVILNQVTYGIAIRMAVLSMAMSGQTAQRQFEQENAQ comes from the coding sequence ATGACGCCTCTAGATACCAAGCGCCCGCTGCAGCTCAATGACCAGGGCCAGCTGCGCCACTTCCTCTCGCTCGATGGCCTGCGCCGCGAGTTGCTGACGGAAATCCTCGACACCGCCGACTCGTTCCTCGAAGTCGGTGCCCGGGCGGTGAAGAAGGTCCCGTTGCTGCGCGGCAAGACCGTGTGCAACGTGTTCTTCGAAAACTCCACCCGCACCCGCACCACCTTCGAACTGGCGGCCCAGCGGCTGTCGGCGGACGTGATCACCCTGAACGTGTCGACCTCGTCGGCCAGTAAGGGTGAAACCCTGCTCGACACCCTGCGCAACCTCGAAGCCATGGCCGCCGACATGTTCGTCGTGCGTCACGGCGATTCCGGTGCTGCGCACTTCATCGCAGAACATGTTTGCCCGCAGGTGGCGATCATCAACGGCGGCGACGGTCGGCACGCGCACCCGACGCAAGGCATGCTCGACATGCTGACCATCCGTCGGCACAAGGGCAGTTTCGAAAACCTCTCGGTGGCGATCGTCGGCGACATCCTGCACTCGCGAGTGGCGCGTTCGAACATGCTCGCCCTGAAGACCCTCGGTTGCCCGGACATCCGCGTGATCGCACCGAAAACCCTGCTGCCGATCGGCATCGAGCAGTACGGCGTGAAGGTCTACACCGACATGAACGAAGGCCTGAAGGACGTCGACGTGGTGATCATGCTGCGCCTGCAGCGTGAGCGCATGACCGGCGGCCTGCTGCCGAGCGAAGGCGAGTTCTACCGCCTGTTCGGCCTGACCACCGCGCGCCTGGCCGGGGCCAAACCCGATTGCATCGTCATGCACCCGGGGCCAATCAACCGGGGTGTGGAAATCGAGTCCGCAGTGGCCGACGGCCCGCATTCGGTGATCCTCAATCAAGTCACCTACGGCATCGCGATCCGCATGGCCGTGCTGTCGATGGCCATGAGCGGGCAAACAGCACAACGTCAATTCGAGCAGGAGAACGCCCAGTGA